Proteins encoded in a region of the Augochlora pura isolate Apur16 chromosome 4, APUR_v2.2.1, whole genome shotgun sequence genome:
- the Nrg gene encoding neuroglian isoform X2, which yields MKLIVCIISTLILQASAIIQSPPRISKQPPTDEQLFQVAQAKVNENDKPFLIECEAEGEPVPSYRWIKNGKDFQWPAYDDRISQQRGRGTLVIARPRDEDLGQYQCFAANEWGIATSNSVFVRKAELNSFKDQNPISLNANEGQPFKLTCQPPDGWPKPNVYWMIQDTAGGIKSINNSRMTLDPEGNLWFSNVTRNDASDDFYYACAATSLFRSEYKLGNRVLLNVISSGVSASQNKHEPKKQYVSRKNEVALRGKRIELYCIYGGTPLPQIVWSKNGEVISTNDRITHGNYGKSLIIKHVNFKDEGSYTCEASNGVGEAKSYSINLQVMAVPYFTIEPEIIDAAEDETIEFKCAADGVPVPEIKWIHNGKPIGEAPPNPRRKVTANSIVIEKLTKKDTGNYGCNATNSLGYVYKDVYVNVLALEPEILQAPADIATVDGKTVRITCRVFGAPKPAVKWIRNDQELTGGRYKTLESGDLEIDNVIFLDAGTYTCHAVNKFGQVNATGTLVVKEHTRITDEPEDYEVAAGATATFRCNAVTDPSLALTIDWLSNGEPIDFEMEPRFIRSTDYSLMITKTTELDSGTYTCVAHTELDETKAQATLTVQDVPNAPKLLSVQCMANEAKVHWTPMGDNRAPILRYVIQHNTTFTPDTWEVARDSVPAIEQTFIVPMTPWANYTFRVLAVNKIGPSLPSPHSDVCTTLPDVPYKNPDNVMGKGTTPQNLVISWTVMPQIEHNAPKFMYRVYYKRDIPGEKWTIEDIHDWKKNNLVVDNQPTYQRYKIKVVAINERGECRIAPDEITGFSGEDVPLQAPSNFTLINVNSSTSAQFSWNPVPEDSVRGELQGYKIQTWTEKDGEKGMREIDIRGGKRTHALVNKFVPFSKNYVRILAYNGRYAGPHSETLSFDTPEGVPGTILSLEAYSMGSSALFLVWTKPAEPNGILTGYRIYYETVTGTRLGPLLERKPHVMDPEATSAKLGRLEPDTKYRIHVRATTKIGEGNDYFIEHKTRKSHPPDVPRFTWEAIPKENGYSNVRVIWQLNLNGNSGSHFFVKYQLKSETMFLETDVEYLLNTIEVRGLQSGEVYIMSIVVVDGEFLTESEKQEVETSSEGPIIQPKENVATAGWFIGMMLAIAFLLLVLIIVCVIKRNRGGKYAVHERELAAGRGDYPEEGGFHEYSQPLDTKSAGGRASLASSSHQDGKHPESDTDSMAEYGEGDTEGMNEDGSFIGQYGRHRKQEPNSQAFATLV from the exons ATGAAGCTAATCGTGTGCATCATCTCAACATTGATTCTGCAGGCATCAGCTATAA TTCAATCTCCACCACGGATATCCAAACAACCCCCGACAGATGAGCAACTGTTTCAAGTGGCTCAGGCGAAGGTCAATGAGAATGACAAACCATTTCTAATAGAGTGTGAAGCAGAAGGAGAACCTGTTCCAAG CTACCGATGGATCAAGAATGGAAAGGATTTTCAATGGCCAGCGTACGACGATCGCATTTCTCAGCAACGAGGTCGCGGAACATTGGTAATCGCGAGACCTCGCGACGAAGATCTTGGTCAATACCAATGCTTTGCTGCAAATGAATGGGGAATAGCTACGTCCAACTCAGTTTTCGTCAGGAAGGCTGAATTAAATTCCTTCAAGGATCAAAACCCCATAAGTTTGAATGCCAATGAAGGACAACCATTCAAGCTAACATGTCAACCACCGGACGGCTGGCCAAAACCGAACGTTTATTGGATGATCCAGGATACTGCGGGAGGTATCAAGTCCATTAACAATTCTCGAATGACATTAGATCCGGAAGGAAACCTTTGGTTCAGTAACGTCACACGGAACGACGCCtccgatgatttttattatgccTGTGCTGCCACTTCTCTGTTTAGAAGTGAATATAAATTAGGGAATAGAGTTCTATTGAATGTTATCTCCTCGGGGGTGTCTGCTAGTCAGAACAAACACGAGCCTAAAAAACAGTACGTCAGCAGGAAAAACGAAGTTGCCTTACGCGGTAAAAGGATTGaattatattgcatatatGGCGGAACGCCATTGCCGCAAATAGTATGGAGTAAGAACGGCGAAGTGATAAGTACCAACGATAGAATAACGCATGGGAACTACGGGAAGTCGTTGATAATAAAGCATGTCAATTTTAAAGACGAGGGCTCGTACACTTGCGAGGCGTCCAACGGAGTTGGGGAAGCGAAATCCTATTCCATAAACTTACAAGTAATGGCTGTACCATATTTCACCATTGAACCTGAAATAATTGATGCGGCAGAGGATGAGACAATCGAATTCAAATGCGCGGCTGACGGTGTGCCTGTTCCGGAAATCAAATGGATACATAACGGCAAACCGATAGGAGAAGCACCGCCGAATCCACGTAGGAAAGTTACAGCAAATTCTATTGTTATAGAGAAATTGACAAAGAAGGACACAGGGAATTACGGTTGTAACGCGACCAATTCATTGGGTTACGTTTACAAAGACGTCTATGTAAATGTGTTGGCTCTGGAACCCGAAATTTTACAAGCGCCTGCAGACATTGCAACGGTTGATGGCAAAACTGTTAGAATCACATGTCGAGTATTTGGAGCACCTAAACCTGCTGTTAAATGGATCCGCAATGATCAAGAGCTGACTGGTGGACGGTATAAGACTCTAGAGTCTGGGGACTTGGAGATCGACAATGTAATATTCTTGGACGCAGGTACTTACACATGTCACGCAGTCAATAAATTTGGACAAGTTAACGCTACCGGTACTTTGGTGGTGAAGGAACACACAAGAATCACCGATGAACCAGAAGACTACGAGGTTGCTGCTGGCGCGACTGCTACTTTTAG GTGCAACGCAGTAACGGATCCCAGCCTCGCTTTAACAATCGACTGGTTGAGCAATGGCGAACCGATCGACTTCGAAATGGAACCACGATTCATACGTAGCACCGATTACTCGCTGATGATCACGAAGACAACTGAGCTGGATTCTGGTACTTACACGTGTGTCGCACATACCGAACTGGACGAGACGAAGGCACAAGCGACGCTAACTGTTCAAGATGTACCAAATGCGCCCAAGCTACTTAGCGTACAGTGCATGGCGAACGAGGCGAAGGTACATTGGACCCCGATGGGCGACAATAGGGCGCCAATTTTAAGATACGTCATTCAGCATAATACGACTTTCACGCCAGACACTTGGGAAGTGGCAAGGGATTCTGTGCCGGCCATTGAACAAACGTTCATCGTTCCCATGACGCCATGGGCTAATTATACGTTCCGTGTTCTGGCTGTGAACAAGATAG gaCCATCACTGCCCTCACCGCATAGCGACGTATGCACTACGCTGCCAGATGTCCCTTACAAAAATCCCGACAACGTTATGGGCAAGGGAACTACTCCACAAAATTTAGTGATATCTTGGACGGTAATGCCCCAGATAGAGCACAACGCTCCAAAATTCATGTACCGGGTGTACTACAAGCGAGACATACCAGGCGAGAAATGGACCATAGAAGATATACATGACtggaagaaaaacaatttggTAGTAGACAATCAACCGACTTACCAGAGGTATAAGATTAAAGTTGTGGCCATCAACGAAAGGGGAGAGTGTAGAATCGCTCCTGACGAAATAACTGGATTTTCTGGAGAAGATG TGCCACTGCAAGCGCCCAGCAACTTTACGCTGATTAACGTAAACTCGAGTACTAGTGCGCAGTTCTCATGGAATCCAGTACCCGAGGATTCTGTACGAGGCGAACTACAGGGATACAAAATTCAAACGTGGACGGAAAAGGATGGTGAAAAGGGAATGCGAGAAATTGACATAAGAGGTGGAAAAAGAACCCATGCTCtcgtaaacaaatttgttcCCTTCAGCAAGAACTATGTGCGGATACTTGCGTACAATGGCCG ATATGCAGGACCGCATTCTGAGACACTCAGCTTCGACACACCGGAAGGTGTACCAGGAACGATTCTTAGCCTGGAAGCTTATTCTATGGGATCCAGTGCTCTGTTCTTGGTGTGGACGAAGCCTGCAGAGCCAAATGGTATTCTAACTggatatagaatttattacgaGACCGTGACCGGTACCAGATTGGGACCATTGTTGGAGAGAAAACCGCACGTAATGGACCCAGAAGCTACCAGTGCAAAATTAGGACGTTTAGAGCCCGATACTAAATATCGTATACATGTTCGAGCGACGACGAAAATTGGCGAAGGGAATGA CTACTTCATTGAACATAAGACACGGAAATCGCATCCTCCAGACGTACCACGTTTCACGTGGGAGGCTATTCCAAAAGAGAACGGCTATTCTAACGTGAGAGTCATTTGGCAGCTAAACTTGAACGGGAATTCGGGCAGTCACTTTTTCGTGAAGTACCAACTAAAGAGCGAGACAATGTTCCTCGAGACGgatgttgaatatttattaaatacaatcgAAGTCCGTGGACTTCAAAGCGGCGAAGTCTATATAATGTCTATTGTTGTCGTGGACGGAGAATTCTTGACCGAGAGCGAGAAGCAAGAAGTTGAGACAAGCAGCGAAGGTCCCATCATTCAACCGAAGGAAAACGTCGCTACTGCAGGCTGGTTCATAGGAATGATGTTGGCGATTGCGTTCCTTCTCTTGGTACTTATAATCGTCTGCGTGATTAAGCGCAACAGGGGTGGCAAATACGCGGTGCATGAAAGAGAATTGGCAGCTGGACGCGGCGATTA
- the Nrg gene encoding neuroglian isoform X1, whose amino-acid sequence MKLIVCIISTLILQASAIIQSPPRISKQPPTDEQLFQVAQAKVNENDKPFLIECEAEGEPVPSYRWIKNGKDFQWPAYDDRISQQRGRGTLVIARPRDEDLGQYQCFAANEWGIATSNSVFVRKAELNSFKDQNPISLNANEGQPFKLTCQPPDGWPKPNVYWMIQDTAGGIKSINNSRMTLDPEGNLWFSNVTRNDASDDFYYACAATSLFRSEYKLGNRVLLNVISSGVSASQNKHEPKKQYVSRKNEVALRGKRIELYCIYGGTPLPQIVWSKNGEVISTNDRITHGNYGKSLIIKHVNFKDEGSYTCEASNGVGEAKSYSINLQVMAVPYFTIEPEIIDAAEDETIEFKCAADGVPVPEIKWIHNGKPIGEAPPNPRRKVTANSIVIEKLTKKDTGNYGCNATNSLGYVYKDVYVNVLALEPEILQAPADIATVDGKTVRITCRVFGAPKPAVKWIRNDQELTGGRYKTLESGDLEIDNVIFLDAGTYTCHAVNKFGQVNATGTLVVKEHTRITDEPEDYEVAAGATATFRCNAVTDPSLALTIDWLSNGEPIDFEMEPRFIRSTDYSLMITKTTELDSGTYTCVAHTELDETKAQATLTVQDVPNAPKLLSVQCMANEAKVHWTPMGDNRAPILRYVIQHNTTFTPDTWEVARDSVPAIEQTFIVPMTPWANYTFRVLAVNKIGPSLPSPHSDVCTTLPDVPYKNPDNVMGKGTTPQNLVISWTVMPQIEHNAPKFMYRVYYKRDIPGEKWTIEDIHDWKKNNLVVDNQPTYQRYKIKVVAINERGECRIAPDEITGFSGEDVPLQAPSNFTLINVNSSTSAQFSWNPVPEDSVRGELQGYKIQTWTEKDGEKGMREIDIRGGKRTHALVNKFVPFSKNYVRILAYNGRYAGPHSETLSFDTPEGVPGTILSLEAYSMGSSALFLVWTKPAEPNGILTGYRIYYETVTGTRLGPLLERKPHVMDPEATSAKLGRLEPDTKYRIHVRATTKIGEGNDYFIEHKTRKSHPPDVPRFTWEAIPKENGYSNVRVIWQLNLNGNSGSHFFVKYQLKSETMFLETDVEYLLNTIEVRGLQSGEVYIMSIVVVDGEFLTESEKQEVETSSEGPIIQPKENVATAGWFIGMMLAIAFLLLVLIIVCVIKRNRGGKYAVHERELAAGRGDYPEEGGFHEYSQPLDTKSAGGRASLASSSHQDGKHPESDTDSMAEYGEGDTGRFTEDGSFIGQYGPKGRPEETPPIPSGTMATYV is encoded by the exons ATGAAGCTAATCGTGTGCATCATCTCAACATTGATTCTGCAGGCATCAGCTATAA TTCAATCTCCACCACGGATATCCAAACAACCCCCGACAGATGAGCAACTGTTTCAAGTGGCTCAGGCGAAGGTCAATGAGAATGACAAACCATTTCTAATAGAGTGTGAAGCAGAAGGAGAACCTGTTCCAAG CTACCGATGGATCAAGAATGGAAAGGATTTTCAATGGCCAGCGTACGACGATCGCATTTCTCAGCAACGAGGTCGCGGAACATTGGTAATCGCGAGACCTCGCGACGAAGATCTTGGTCAATACCAATGCTTTGCTGCAAATGAATGGGGAATAGCTACGTCCAACTCAGTTTTCGTCAGGAAGGCTGAATTAAATTCCTTCAAGGATCAAAACCCCATAAGTTTGAATGCCAATGAAGGACAACCATTCAAGCTAACATGTCAACCACCGGACGGCTGGCCAAAACCGAACGTTTATTGGATGATCCAGGATACTGCGGGAGGTATCAAGTCCATTAACAATTCTCGAATGACATTAGATCCGGAAGGAAACCTTTGGTTCAGTAACGTCACACGGAACGACGCCtccgatgatttttattatgccTGTGCTGCCACTTCTCTGTTTAGAAGTGAATATAAATTAGGGAATAGAGTTCTATTGAATGTTATCTCCTCGGGGGTGTCTGCTAGTCAGAACAAACACGAGCCTAAAAAACAGTACGTCAGCAGGAAAAACGAAGTTGCCTTACGCGGTAAAAGGATTGaattatattgcatatatGGCGGAACGCCATTGCCGCAAATAGTATGGAGTAAGAACGGCGAAGTGATAAGTACCAACGATAGAATAACGCATGGGAACTACGGGAAGTCGTTGATAATAAAGCATGTCAATTTTAAAGACGAGGGCTCGTACACTTGCGAGGCGTCCAACGGAGTTGGGGAAGCGAAATCCTATTCCATAAACTTACAAGTAATGGCTGTACCATATTTCACCATTGAACCTGAAATAATTGATGCGGCAGAGGATGAGACAATCGAATTCAAATGCGCGGCTGACGGTGTGCCTGTTCCGGAAATCAAATGGATACATAACGGCAAACCGATAGGAGAAGCACCGCCGAATCCACGTAGGAAAGTTACAGCAAATTCTATTGTTATAGAGAAATTGACAAAGAAGGACACAGGGAATTACGGTTGTAACGCGACCAATTCATTGGGTTACGTTTACAAAGACGTCTATGTAAATGTGTTGGCTCTGGAACCCGAAATTTTACAAGCGCCTGCAGACATTGCAACGGTTGATGGCAAAACTGTTAGAATCACATGTCGAGTATTTGGAGCACCTAAACCTGCTGTTAAATGGATCCGCAATGATCAAGAGCTGACTGGTGGACGGTATAAGACTCTAGAGTCTGGGGACTTGGAGATCGACAATGTAATATTCTTGGACGCAGGTACTTACACATGTCACGCAGTCAATAAATTTGGACAAGTTAACGCTACCGGTACTTTGGTGGTGAAGGAACACACAAGAATCACCGATGAACCAGAAGACTACGAGGTTGCTGCTGGCGCGACTGCTACTTTTAG GTGCAACGCAGTAACGGATCCCAGCCTCGCTTTAACAATCGACTGGTTGAGCAATGGCGAACCGATCGACTTCGAAATGGAACCACGATTCATACGTAGCACCGATTACTCGCTGATGATCACGAAGACAACTGAGCTGGATTCTGGTACTTACACGTGTGTCGCACATACCGAACTGGACGAGACGAAGGCACAAGCGACGCTAACTGTTCAAGATGTACCAAATGCGCCCAAGCTACTTAGCGTACAGTGCATGGCGAACGAGGCGAAGGTACATTGGACCCCGATGGGCGACAATAGGGCGCCAATTTTAAGATACGTCATTCAGCATAATACGACTTTCACGCCAGACACTTGGGAAGTGGCAAGGGATTCTGTGCCGGCCATTGAACAAACGTTCATCGTTCCCATGACGCCATGGGCTAATTATACGTTCCGTGTTCTGGCTGTGAACAAGATAG gaCCATCACTGCCCTCACCGCATAGCGACGTATGCACTACGCTGCCAGATGTCCCTTACAAAAATCCCGACAACGTTATGGGCAAGGGAACTACTCCACAAAATTTAGTGATATCTTGGACGGTAATGCCCCAGATAGAGCACAACGCTCCAAAATTCATGTACCGGGTGTACTACAAGCGAGACATACCAGGCGAGAAATGGACCATAGAAGATATACATGACtggaagaaaaacaatttggTAGTAGACAATCAACCGACTTACCAGAGGTATAAGATTAAAGTTGTGGCCATCAACGAAAGGGGAGAGTGTAGAATCGCTCCTGACGAAATAACTGGATTTTCTGGAGAAGATG TGCCACTGCAAGCGCCCAGCAACTTTACGCTGATTAACGTAAACTCGAGTACTAGTGCGCAGTTCTCATGGAATCCAGTACCCGAGGATTCTGTACGAGGCGAACTACAGGGATACAAAATTCAAACGTGGACGGAAAAGGATGGTGAAAAGGGAATGCGAGAAATTGACATAAGAGGTGGAAAAAGAACCCATGCTCtcgtaaacaaatttgttcCCTTCAGCAAGAACTATGTGCGGATACTTGCGTACAATGGCCG ATATGCAGGACCGCATTCTGAGACACTCAGCTTCGACACACCGGAAGGTGTACCAGGAACGATTCTTAGCCTGGAAGCTTATTCTATGGGATCCAGTGCTCTGTTCTTGGTGTGGACGAAGCCTGCAGAGCCAAATGGTATTCTAACTggatatagaatttattacgaGACCGTGACCGGTACCAGATTGGGACCATTGTTGGAGAGAAAACCGCACGTAATGGACCCAGAAGCTACCAGTGCAAAATTAGGACGTTTAGAGCCCGATACTAAATATCGTATACATGTTCGAGCGACGACGAAAATTGGCGAAGGGAATGA CTACTTCATTGAACATAAGACACGGAAATCGCATCCTCCAGACGTACCACGTTTCACGTGGGAGGCTATTCCAAAAGAGAACGGCTATTCTAACGTGAGAGTCATTTGGCAGCTAAACTTGAACGGGAATTCGGGCAGTCACTTTTTCGTGAAGTACCAACTAAAGAGCGAGACAATGTTCCTCGAGACGgatgttgaatatttattaaatacaatcgAAGTCCGTGGACTTCAAAGCGGCGAAGTCTATATAATGTCTATTGTTGTCGTGGACGGAGAATTCTTGACCGAGAGCGAGAAGCAAGAAGTTGAGACAAGCAGCGAAGGTCCCATCATTCAACCGAAGGAAAACGTCGCTACTGCAGGCTGGTTCATAGGAATGATGTTGGCGATTGCGTTCCTTCTCTTGGTACTTATAATCGTCTGCGTGATTAAGCGCAACAGGGGTGGCAAATACGCGGTGCATGAAAGAGAATTGGCAGCTGGACGCGGCGATTA
- the Nrg gene encoding neuroglian isoform X3 gives MKLIVCIISTLILQASAIIQSPPRISKQPPTDEQLFQVAQAKVNENDKPFLIECEAEGEPVPSYRWIKNGKDFQWPAYDDRISQQRGRGTLVIARPRDEDLGQYQCFAANEWGIATSNSVFVRKAELNSFKDQNPISLNANEGQPFKLTCQPPDGWPKPNVYWMIQDTAGGIKSINNSRMTLDPEGNLWFSNVTRNDASDDFYYACAATSLFRSEYKLGNRVLLNVISSGVSASQNKHEPKKQYVSRKNEVALRGKRIELYCIYGGTPLPQIVWSKNGEVISTNDRITHGNYGKSLIIKHVNFKDEGSYTCEASNGVGEAKSYSINLQVMAVPYFTIEPEIIDAAEDETIEFKCAADGVPVPEIKWIHNGKPIGEAPPNPRRKVTANSIVIEKLTKKDTGNYGCNATNSLGYVYKDVYVNVLALEPEILQAPADIATVDGKTVRITCRVFGAPKPAVKWIRNDQELTGGRYKTLESGDLEIDNVIFLDAGTYTCHAVNKFGQVNATGTLVVKEHTRITDEPEDYEVAAGATATFRCNAVTDPSLALTIDWLSNGEPIDFEMEPRFIRSTDYSLMITKTTELDSGTYTCVAHTELDETKAQATLTVQDVPNAPKLLSVQCMANEAKVHWTPMGDNRAPILRYVIQHNTTFTPDTWEVARDSVPAIEQTFIVPMTPWANYTFRVLAVNKIGPSLPSPHSDVCTTLPDVPYKNPDNVMGKGTTPQNLVISWTVMPQIEHNAPKFMYRVYYKRDIPGEKWTIEDIHDWKKNNLVVDNQPTYQRYKIKVVAINERGECRIAPDEITGFSGEDVPLQAPSNFTLINVNSSTSAQFSWNPVPEDSVRGELQGYKIQTWTEKDGEKGMREIDIRGGKRTHALVNKFVPFSKNYVRILAYNGRYAGPHSETLSFDTPEGVPGTILSLEAYSMGSSALFLVWTKPAEPNGILTGYRIYYETVTGTRLGPLLERKPHVMDPEATSAKLGRLEPDTKYRIHVRATTKIGEGNDYFIEHKTRKSHPPDVPRFTWEAIPKENGYSNVRVIWQLNLNGNSGSHFFVKYQLKSETMFLETDVEYLLNTIEVRGLQSGEVYIMSIVVVDGEFLTESEKQEVETSSEGPIIQPKENVATAGWFIGMMLAIAFLLLVLIIVCVIKRNRGGKYAVHERELAAGRGDYPEEGGFHEYSQPLDTKSAGGRASLASSSHQDGKHPESDTDSMAEYGEGDTGMNEDGSFIGQYGRHRKQEPNSQAFATLV, from the exons ATGAAGCTAATCGTGTGCATCATCTCAACATTGATTCTGCAGGCATCAGCTATAA TTCAATCTCCACCACGGATATCCAAACAACCCCCGACAGATGAGCAACTGTTTCAAGTGGCTCAGGCGAAGGTCAATGAGAATGACAAACCATTTCTAATAGAGTGTGAAGCAGAAGGAGAACCTGTTCCAAG CTACCGATGGATCAAGAATGGAAAGGATTTTCAATGGCCAGCGTACGACGATCGCATTTCTCAGCAACGAGGTCGCGGAACATTGGTAATCGCGAGACCTCGCGACGAAGATCTTGGTCAATACCAATGCTTTGCTGCAAATGAATGGGGAATAGCTACGTCCAACTCAGTTTTCGTCAGGAAGGCTGAATTAAATTCCTTCAAGGATCAAAACCCCATAAGTTTGAATGCCAATGAAGGACAACCATTCAAGCTAACATGTCAACCACCGGACGGCTGGCCAAAACCGAACGTTTATTGGATGATCCAGGATACTGCGGGAGGTATCAAGTCCATTAACAATTCTCGAATGACATTAGATCCGGAAGGAAACCTTTGGTTCAGTAACGTCACACGGAACGACGCCtccgatgatttttattatgccTGTGCTGCCACTTCTCTGTTTAGAAGTGAATATAAATTAGGGAATAGAGTTCTATTGAATGTTATCTCCTCGGGGGTGTCTGCTAGTCAGAACAAACACGAGCCTAAAAAACAGTACGTCAGCAGGAAAAACGAAGTTGCCTTACGCGGTAAAAGGATTGaattatattgcatatatGGCGGAACGCCATTGCCGCAAATAGTATGGAGTAAGAACGGCGAAGTGATAAGTACCAACGATAGAATAACGCATGGGAACTACGGGAAGTCGTTGATAATAAAGCATGTCAATTTTAAAGACGAGGGCTCGTACACTTGCGAGGCGTCCAACGGAGTTGGGGAAGCGAAATCCTATTCCATAAACTTACAAGTAATGGCTGTACCATATTTCACCATTGAACCTGAAATAATTGATGCGGCAGAGGATGAGACAATCGAATTCAAATGCGCGGCTGACGGTGTGCCTGTTCCGGAAATCAAATGGATACATAACGGCAAACCGATAGGAGAAGCACCGCCGAATCCACGTAGGAAAGTTACAGCAAATTCTATTGTTATAGAGAAATTGACAAAGAAGGACACAGGGAATTACGGTTGTAACGCGACCAATTCATTGGGTTACGTTTACAAAGACGTCTATGTAAATGTGTTGGCTCTGGAACCCGAAATTTTACAAGCGCCTGCAGACATTGCAACGGTTGATGGCAAAACTGTTAGAATCACATGTCGAGTATTTGGAGCACCTAAACCTGCTGTTAAATGGATCCGCAATGATCAAGAGCTGACTGGTGGACGGTATAAGACTCTAGAGTCTGGGGACTTGGAGATCGACAATGTAATATTCTTGGACGCAGGTACTTACACATGTCACGCAGTCAATAAATTTGGACAAGTTAACGCTACCGGTACTTTGGTGGTGAAGGAACACACAAGAATCACCGATGAACCAGAAGACTACGAGGTTGCTGCTGGCGCGACTGCTACTTTTAG GTGCAACGCAGTAACGGATCCCAGCCTCGCTTTAACAATCGACTGGTTGAGCAATGGCGAACCGATCGACTTCGAAATGGAACCACGATTCATACGTAGCACCGATTACTCGCTGATGATCACGAAGACAACTGAGCTGGATTCTGGTACTTACACGTGTGTCGCACATACCGAACTGGACGAGACGAAGGCACAAGCGACGCTAACTGTTCAAGATGTACCAAATGCGCCCAAGCTACTTAGCGTACAGTGCATGGCGAACGAGGCGAAGGTACATTGGACCCCGATGGGCGACAATAGGGCGCCAATTTTAAGATACGTCATTCAGCATAATACGACTTTCACGCCAGACACTTGGGAAGTGGCAAGGGATTCTGTGCCGGCCATTGAACAAACGTTCATCGTTCCCATGACGCCATGGGCTAATTATACGTTCCGTGTTCTGGCTGTGAACAAGATAG gaCCATCACTGCCCTCACCGCATAGCGACGTATGCACTACGCTGCCAGATGTCCCTTACAAAAATCCCGACAACGTTATGGGCAAGGGAACTACTCCACAAAATTTAGTGATATCTTGGACGGTAATGCCCCAGATAGAGCACAACGCTCCAAAATTCATGTACCGGGTGTACTACAAGCGAGACATACCAGGCGAGAAATGGACCATAGAAGATATACATGACtggaagaaaaacaatttggTAGTAGACAATCAACCGACTTACCAGAGGTATAAGATTAAAGTTGTGGCCATCAACGAAAGGGGAGAGTGTAGAATCGCTCCTGACGAAATAACTGGATTTTCTGGAGAAGATG TGCCACTGCAAGCGCCCAGCAACTTTACGCTGATTAACGTAAACTCGAGTACTAGTGCGCAGTTCTCATGGAATCCAGTACCCGAGGATTCTGTACGAGGCGAACTACAGGGATACAAAATTCAAACGTGGACGGAAAAGGATGGTGAAAAGGGAATGCGAGAAATTGACATAAGAGGTGGAAAAAGAACCCATGCTCtcgtaaacaaatttgttcCCTTCAGCAAGAACTATGTGCGGATACTTGCGTACAATGGCCG ATATGCAGGACCGCATTCTGAGACACTCAGCTTCGACACACCGGAAGGTGTACCAGGAACGATTCTTAGCCTGGAAGCTTATTCTATGGGATCCAGTGCTCTGTTCTTGGTGTGGACGAAGCCTGCAGAGCCAAATGGTATTCTAACTggatatagaatttattacgaGACCGTGACCGGTACCAGATTGGGACCATTGTTGGAGAGAAAACCGCACGTAATGGACCCAGAAGCTACCAGTGCAAAATTAGGACGTTTAGAGCCCGATACTAAATATCGTATACATGTTCGAGCGACGACGAAAATTGGCGAAGGGAATGA CTACTTCATTGAACATAAGACACGGAAATCGCATCCTCCAGACGTACCACGTTTCACGTGGGAGGCTATTCCAAAAGAGAACGGCTATTCTAACGTGAGAGTCATTTGGCAGCTAAACTTGAACGGGAATTCGGGCAGTCACTTTTTCGTGAAGTACCAACTAAAGAGCGAGACAATGTTCCTCGAGACGgatgttgaatatttattaaatacaatcgAAGTCCGTGGACTTCAAAGCGGCGAAGTCTATATAATGTCTATTGTTGTCGTGGACGGAGAATTCTTGACCGAGAGCGAGAAGCAAGAAGTTGAGACAAGCAGCGAAGGTCCCATCATTCAACCGAAGGAAAACGTCGCTACTGCAGGCTGGTTCATAGGAATGATGTTGGCGATTGCGTTCCTTCTCTTGGTACTTATAATCGTCTGCGTGATTAAGCGCAACAGGGGTGGCAAATACGCGGTGCATGAAAGAGAATTGGCAGCTGGACGCGGCGATTA